A single genomic interval of Croceibacter atlanticus HTCC2559 harbors:
- a CDS encoding DUF2795 domain-containing protein yields the protein MYWTLELASYLSDAPWPATKDELIDYAIRTGAPLEVVENLQSIEDEGDSYDSIEEIWPDYPTDDDYLWNEDEY from the coding sequence ATGTATTGGACTTTAGAATTAGCATCGTATTTAAGTGATGCACCTTGGCCAGCAACAAAGGATGAATTAATAGATTACGCTATTAGAACTGGCGCACCTTTAGAAGTTGTTGAAAACTTACAATCTATTGAAGATGAAGGAGATTCTTATGACTCTATCGAAGAGATTTGGCCAGATTATCCAACAGACGACGATTACCTCTGGAATGAGGATGAATATTAA
- the secA gene encoding preprotein translocase subunit SecA: MGFLDSVLKVFVGDKAKQDVKAIMPIVEQVKSHEKAMEALSIDELRNKTVAFKAKIEDALKDINAEKESLKSEADASTDIDRNEDIYAQIDALDEKAYQITEGILNDILPEAFAVVKETAKRFCHNEEIEVTATPFDRELSAEKDYVTLSGEEKAIWKNSWDAAGKQVTWDMIHYDVQLIGGVAMHQGKIAEMQTGEGKTLVATLPVYLNALSGKGVHLVTVNDYLAKRDSAWMAPIFQFHGMSVDCIDYHRPNSAARRKAYNADITYGTNNEFGFDYLRDNMSHSPNDLVQRKHNYAIVDEVDSVLVDDARTPLIISGPIPKGDIHEFEELKPQISSVVEVQRKYLVGVLAEAKKLIAEGDLKEGGFKLLRVYRGLPKNKALIKYLSEEGIKQLLQKTENQYMQDNNREMPKVDAELYFVIEEKNNQIELTDKGVDFLSGKENPDFFVMPEMGMEISKIEALGLSKEEEAEKKEELFREFSVKSERIHTMRQLLKAYTLFEKDTEYVVMDNKVKIVDEQTGRIMDGRRYSDGLHQAIEAKESVKIEDATQTFATITLQNFFRMYSKLSGMTGTAVTEAGEFWEIYELDVVEIPTNRPIARHDQEDMVYKTKREKYNAVIDHVTDLSRAGRPVLIGTTSVEISELLSRMLKIRQVPHNVLNAKLHKKEADVVEEAGKAGQVTIATNMAGRGTDIKLSKEVKDAGGLAIIGTERHDSRRVDRQLRGRSGRQGDPGSSQFYVSLEDNLMRLFGSERIAKLMDRMGLEEGEVIQHSMISKSIERAQKKVEENNFGTRKRLLEYDDIMNAQREVVYKRRYHALYGERLKVDIANMIFDTSESITESNKMANDFKNFEFELIRYFSMSSPVTQAEFEKKDSKKIAQQVYEAAYKHYQQKMEIAAEQAFPVIKQVYERPDNKFERIAVPFTDGTKTLQVATDLEKAYETEGKQLINDFEKNISLAIIDDAWKTHLRKMDELKQSVQLAVHEQKDPLLIYKFEAFELFKVMIDQVNRDVISFLFKGEIPQQNAQISEAKQQKREKVETQKEEIQNMDERAAEARKAGQTQSKQDVIETIIRERPKIGRNDKVTIKNVMSGENKSMKYKQAIPLLDKGDWVLVED, from the coding sequence ATGGGTTTTTTAGATTCCGTATTAAAAGTATTTGTGGGCGATAAAGCCAAACAAGACGTAAAGGCTATAATGCCAATTGTAGAACAAGTAAAGTCTCATGAAAAAGCTATGGAAGCTCTTTCTATAGATGAACTTAGGAACAAGACTGTAGCGTTTAAAGCTAAAATAGAAGACGCACTTAAAGACATAAATGCAGAAAAAGAATCTTTAAAGAGTGAAGCAGATGCCTCAACAGATATAGATAGAAATGAAGATATCTATGCTCAGATTGATGCATTAGATGAGAAAGCTTACCAAATAACTGAAGGTATATTAAATGATATCTTACCAGAAGCTTTTGCAGTAGTTAAAGAAACAGCAAAACGCTTTTGCCATAATGAAGAAATTGAAGTTACAGCAACTCCTTTTGACAGAGAACTTTCTGCAGAGAAAGATTACGTAACACTTAGTGGAGAAGAAAAAGCTATTTGGAAAAACTCTTGGGATGCAGCTGGAAAGCAGGTAACTTGGGATATGATTCACTATGATGTACAACTTATTGGTGGTGTGGCTATGCACCAAGGTAAAATTGCAGAAATGCAAACTGGTGAAGGAAAAACATTAGTAGCAACACTTCCTGTATACCTTAATGCCTTAAGTGGTAAAGGTGTACACCTTGTAACAGTTAACGATTACCTGGCAAAACGAGATAGCGCTTGGATGGCGCCTATTTTTCAGTTTCATGGGATGAGTGTAGACTGTATAGATTACCACAGACCAAATTCTGCAGCAAGACGCAAAGCTTATAATGCAGATATTACTTACGGAACAAATAATGAGTTTGGTTTTGACTACCTGCGTGACAATATGAGTCATTCACCAAATGATTTAGTACAACGTAAACACAATTATGCGATTGTAGATGAGGTAGATTCTGTTTTGGTCGATGATGCCCGTACACCATTAATTATTTCTGGACCAATTCCTAAAGGAGATATTCACGAGTTTGAAGAGTTAAAACCTCAAATTTCTAGTGTTGTAGAAGTACAACGCAAGTATTTAGTAGGCGTATTAGCAGAAGCTAAGAAACTAATTGCAGAAGGCGATTTAAAAGAAGGTGGTTTTAAATTACTACGTGTTTACAGAGGTCTTCCTAAAAACAAAGCTCTAATCAAGTATTTGAGTGAAGAAGGAATTAAACAACTTCTACAGAAAACAGAAAACCAATACATGCAAGATAACAACCGCGAGATGCCTAAGGTAGACGCAGAGTTGTATTTTGTAATTGAAGAAAAAAACAACCAGATAGAGCTTACAGATAAAGGTGTAGACTTTTTAAGTGGTAAAGAAAATCCAGACTTCTTTGTAATGCCAGAAATGGGAATGGAGATTTCTAAAATCGAAGCATTAGGATTATCTAAAGAAGAAGAGGCAGAGAAGAAAGAAGAATTATTCAGAGAATTTTCAGTAAAATCTGAACGTATTCACACTATGCGCCAGTTATTAAAGGCGTATACATTGTTTGAAAAAGATACGGAGTATGTAGTGATGGACAATAAAGTAAAAATTGTCGATGAACAAACAGGTCGTATTATGGATGGGCGTCGTTATAGCGATGGGCTTCACCAAGCAATTGAAGCTAAGGAAAGTGTAAAAATTGAAGATGCCACGCAAACCTTTGCTACTATTACATTACAAAACTTCTTTAGAATGTATAGCAAGCTTTCTGGTATGACAGGTACTGCTGTTACAGAAGCTGGTGAATTCTGGGAAATTTATGAATTAGATGTTGTAGAGATTCCTACAAACAGACCAATTGCACGCCATGACCAAGAAGATATGGTTTATAAAACGAAGCGTGAAAAATATAATGCTGTAATAGATCATGTTACAGACCTTTCTCGAGCAGGAAGACCAGTGTTAATTGGTACTACTTCTGTTGAGATTTCAGAATTATTAAGTAGAATGCTTAAAATTCGTCAAGTACCTCACAACGTTCTTAACGCAAAGTTACACAAGAAAGAGGCAGATGTTGTAGAAGAAGCAGGTAAGGCAGGACAAGTAACCATTGCTACAAACATGGCAGGTCGTGGTACAGATATTAAGTTAAGTAAAGAAGTTAAAGATGCAGGTGGTTTAGCCATTATTGGTACAGAACGTCATGATTCAAGACGTGTAGATAGACAATTACGTGGTCGTTCTGGTCGTCAAGGAGATCCAGGAAGCTCTCAATTCTATGTATCTCTAGAAGATAACCTAATGCGTTTATTTGGTTCTGAGCGTATTGCTAAACTAATGGACAGAATGGGTCTGGAAGAAGGTGAAGTAATTCAGCATTCTATGATTTCTAAATCTATTGAGCGCGCGCAGAAAAAAGTAGAAGAAAACAACTTTGGTACACGTAAGCGTTTATTAGAGTATGATGATATAATGAATGCACAACGTGAGGTGGTTTACAAGCGTCGTTACCACGCACTTTATGGAGAGCGTTTAAAGGTAGATATTGCAAACATGATCTTTGATACTTCTGAAAGTATTACAGAAAGTAACAAAATGGCAAACGACTTTAAGAATTTTGAGTTTGAGCTTATTCGTTACTTCTCTATGAGTTCTCCAGTAACACAAGCAGAATTTGAGAAAAAAGATTCAAAAAAGATTGCACAGCAAGTTTACGAAGCTGCATATAAGCATTATCAGCAAAAAATGGAGATTGCAGCAGAGCAGGCATTCCCTGTAATAAAGCAAGTTTACGAACGTCCAGATAATAAGTTTGAGCGTATTGCAGTACCATTTACAGATGGAACCAAAACATTGCAAGTTGCTACAGATTTAGAGAAAGCATATGAAACTGAAGGAAAGCAACTTATAAATGATTTCGAGAAAAATATTTCTCTTGCAATTATAGATGATGCTTGGAAAACTCACCTTCGTAAAATGGATGAATTAAAGCAAAGTGTGCAATTAGCTGTTCACGAGCAAAAAGATCCATTACTTATCTATAAGTTTGAAGCATTTGAGCTATTCAAGGTTATGATTGATCAAGTAAATAGAGATGTAATCTCATTTTTATTTAAAGGTGAAATACCACAGCAAAATGCACAGATTAGTGAGGCTAAGCAACAAAAAAGAGAAAAAGTAGAGACGCAAAAAGAAGAAATCCAAAATATGGATGAGCGTGCTGCAGAAGCTCGTAAAGCTGGTCAAACACAATCTAAGCAAGACGTTATAGAAACTATAATAAGAGAGCGTCCTAAAATTGGCCGTAATGATAAAGTGACTATAAAGAATGTGATGAGTGGAGAAAACAAATCAATGAAATATAAACAAGCTATTCCTTTATTAGATAAAGGCGATTGGGTATTAGTTGAAGACTAA
- a CDS encoding cation diffusion facilitator family transporter: MKKVDTAIKTTYFSILGNTLLALIKGLAGFFGNSYALIADAIESTTDICSSLLVLLGLKYAKRPADENHPYGHGRIEPLITFLVVAFLVTSATIIAYESIQNIQTPHETPKAWTLWVLGAIILWKEISFRWVLKRSKQTNSSSLKADAWHHRSDAITSIMAFIGITIALYFGEGYETADDWAALLASFIILYNSYLIFRPALAEIMDEHIYDDVIEKVRETSLKVEGITGTEKCMIRKSGMTYHVDLHAMVNAHITVKEGHRLSHELKDRLLQDIPDLGQVLIHIEPDDL, encoded by the coding sequence ATGAAAAAAGTAGATACCGCAATAAAAACCACATACTTTAGTATTCTTGGGAATACACTACTAGCTTTAATAAAAGGCTTAGCTGGTTTTTTCGGTAATTCTTATGCATTAATAGCAGATGCTATCGAGTCTACAACAGATATTTGCTCTTCGTTATTAGTATTGCTAGGACTTAAATATGCAAAACGGCCTGCAGATGAAAACCATCCTTATGGTCACGGTAGGATAGAGCCACTTATTACATTTTTGGTAGTAGCTTTTTTAGTGACATCTGCAACTATCATTGCTTATGAGAGCATACAAAACATACAAACACCTCATGAAACTCCAAAAGCTTGGACACTTTGGGTATTAGGTGCTATTATTTTATGGAAAGAGATATCTTTTAGATGGGTTTTAAAGCGTAGTAAGCAAACAAATAGCAGTTCTCTTAAAGCAGATGCTTGGCACCATAGAAGCGATGCAATAACCTCTATAATGGCATTTATAGGTATAACTATTGCACTTTACTTTGGTGAAGGATATGAAACTGCAGACGATTGGGCAGCGCTTTTAGCATCATTCATAATTTTGTATAATAGTTACCTCATTTTTAGACCTGCTTTAGCAGAAATAATGGATGAGCATATATATGATGATGTCATTGAAAAAGTAAGAGAAACATCTTTAAAAGTAGAAGGCATTACAGGAACAGAAAAATGCATGATTAGAAAATCTGGTATGACCTACCATGTAGATTTGCATGCCATGGTAAATGCTCACATTACAGTAAAAGAAGGACATAGGCTCTCTCATGAACTTAAAGATAGATTACTACAGGATATACCAGATTTAGGCCAAGTACTTATTCATATAGAACCTGACGATTTGTAG
- a CDS encoding DUF2490 domain-containing protein: MKNLSTLTTIVLLFIVTIASAQNTAEDEFGTWYILSTNNKMTDNLTFNLQSQVRTYELASEIEQFKIRTSLNYQFTDKVSGALGYAYFRTDPSYLAETPQKFTEHRLVLDVFYKDALKSLNITHRYRAEQRLFNDETTNDDNLWLRYMLKLSHPITEKLSVDVYDEIFLNTTSPVFAQNWLGAGLTYAINKDLRFRAGYQKISLENQSFDRLVLSLNLKTDFRTSKN; encoded by the coding sequence TTGAAAAATTTAAGTACACTAACTACCATCGTTTTATTATTTATAGTAACAATAGCTTCAGCTCAAAATACTGCAGAAGATGAATTTGGGACTTGGTATATCCTATCTACAAATAATAAAATGACAGATAATCTTACTTTTAATTTACAATCTCAAGTAAGAACATACGAACTAGCCAGTGAGATTGAGCAGTTTAAAATTCGTACAAGCTTAAACTATCAGTTTACAGATAAAGTTTCTGGTGCTTTAGGATATGCTTATTTTAGAACAGACCCTAGCTATTTAGCAGAAACACCTCAAAAGTTCACAGAACATAGATTAGTGTTAGATGTATTTTATAAAGATGCTTTAAAATCCTTGAATATAACGCACAGATATAGAGCAGAACAACGTCTTTTTAATGATGAGACCACAAATGATGACAATTTATGGTTACGCTATATGCTAAAGTTAAGTCACCCTATTACAGAAAAGCTAAGCGTAGATGTTTATGATGAAATATTCTTAAATACTACCTCACCAGTATTTGCTCAAAACTGGTTAGGTGCTGGACTAACTTATGCCATCAATAAAGATTTAAGGTTTAGAGCAGGATATCAAAAAATTAGCTTAGAGAACCAATCGTTTGATAGGTTAGTACTATCTCTTAATCTTAAAACAGACTTTAGAACATCTAAAAATTAA
- a CDS encoding DUF4199 domain-containing protein, producing the protein MNKFKIELKWGVYFTIAALAWMYVEKALGWHDELISKHAIYTNIFAIVAIAVYVLFMKDKKQNFYNGNMTWTQGFISGTILSVVVAILSPLAQYLTHEFITPNYFENVIAYTVEKGVMKQEAAEAYFSLYSYMAQAAFGALAMGVVTSAIVALFFRSKKVD; encoded by the coding sequence ATGAATAAATTTAAGATTGAATTAAAATGGGGTGTTTACTTTACAATAGCAGCCCTAGCATGGATGTATGTAGAAAAAGCACTTGGATGGCATGATGAGTTAATTTCTAAACATGCCATTTATACAAATATTTTCGCCATAGTTGCCATTGCTGTCTATGTCTTGTTTATGAAAGACAAAAAGCAAAACTTTTATAATGGTAATATGACTTGGACACAAGGCTTTATATCTGGAACTATATTAAGTGTAGTTGTAGCAATCTTATCTCCATTAGCCCAATACCTTACACACGAGTTTATCACTCCTAATTATTTTGAGAATGTAATTGCTTACACTGTAGAAAAAGGAGTTATGAAACAAGAGGCTGCAGAAGCATACTTTAGCTTATACTCTTATATGGCTCAAGCTGCATTTGGAGCTTTGGCTATGGGTGTTGTAACCTCTGCAATTGTTGCATTATTCTTCAGGTCTAAGAAGGTAGATTAA
- a CDS encoding peptidoglycan DD-metalloendopeptidase family protein encodes MNTSQFKEFLNSISSEFIPIIDSKYTKDDYIHIDLSTTNEDLKSIDVSSSSQFEIYIKDYLKKHDKKVAYGGYIETRGIYNRSSHFNQQDPNTERNIHLGLDVWVPANTNVLAPLKGTVHSFKNNTNFGDYGPTIILEHHLESIVFYTLYGHLSTNSLKNIDIGQVVEKGDCIAQLGVAEINGDYAPHLHFQIIKDMGRYSGDYPGVTSKLKLKELMANGEDPKLLLNLPS; translated from the coding sequence ATGAACACATCACAATTCAAAGAGTTTCTTAACTCTATATCTTCTGAATTTATACCGATTATAGATTCTAAATACACTAAGGACGACTATATACACATAGATCTTTCAACAACTAATGAAGACTTAAAATCTATTGACGTTTCTTCTTCTTCACAATTTGAAATTTATATAAAAGACTATCTTAAAAAGCACGATAAAAAGGTAGCATATGGTGGCTATATTGAAACAAGAGGTATTTATAACAGAAGCTCTCACTTTAACCAACAAGACCCTAATACAGAACGGAATATACACTTAGGATTAGATGTTTGGGTACCTGCAAACACTAACGTTTTAGCACCTTTAAAAGGAACTGTACACAGCTTTAAAAACAATACAAATTTTGGTGATTATGGACCAACCATTATCCTAGAACACCATCTAGAATCTATTGTATTTTATACGTTATATGGACACCTAAGCACTAATTCATTGAAAAATATAGACATAGGACAAGTAGTTGAAAAAGGTGATTGCATTGCACAGTTAGGAGTAGCAGAAATAAATGGTGATTATGCACCACACCTTCACTTTCAAATTATAAAAGATATGGGGCGTTATTCTGGAGATTATCCTGGCGTTACTTCTAAGCTTAAACTTAAAGAGTTAATGGCTAATGGAGAAGATCCAAAACTATTACTTAATCTACCTTCTTAG
- a CDS encoding RNA polymerase sigma factor codes for MTLYNKYCDGMFYVALRYMKNSHDAEEAMQEGFINAFTKLHQFTGEVTFGAWLKRIVINKCLDMIKARKLETVAINEQILSVVEDDDSGWHVADHVTLDHVKAAIDELPERYKYAVQLFLVEGYDHEEVSEILNITPVASRTLVHRGKKKLQDLLKDIYDGTGY; via the coding sequence ATGACTTTATATAATAAGTACTGCGATGGGATGTTCTACGTGGCACTAAGGTATATGAAGAATTCTCATGATGCCGAAGAAGCTATGCAAGAAGGTTTCATTAATGCATTCACAAAACTGCATCAATTTACAGGAGAAGTAACATTTGGCGCTTGGCTTAAACGTATTGTAATTAATAAGTGCCTTGATATGATTAAGGCACGAAAACTTGAAACTGTCGCTATTAACGAGCAAATCTTATCTGTTGTAGAAGATGATGATTCGGGTTGGCATGTTGCAGATCACGTAACCTTAGATCATGTTAAAGCTGCTATAGATGAGCTGCCAGAGCGTTATAAATACGCTGTGCAATTATTTTTGGTAGAAGGATATGATCACGAAGAGGTTTCAGAAATATTAAATATTACACCAGTAGCATCTAGAACCCTAGTACATAGAGGTAAAAAGAAGCTTCAAGATTTATTAAAAGACATCTATGATGGCACAGGATATTAG
- a CDS encoding DUF2911 domain-containing protein, producing the protein MNKSLKWIIIGVATVLVLGYIGLQVMQYQTKKLSPEDTVVYDNGHLNLEIFYNRPYKKGRTIFGDLVPYNETWRTGANEQTTFTTNKNILVDGSLLEAGEYSLFTVPKEESWEIVFNNRAYSWGADWQTGKAPRIEKFDELVVEVPVNKNFKVTEQFTIDFKESENLILVLFSWDDVVVSLPITSAK; encoded by the coding sequence ATGAACAAATCTTTAAAGTGGATTATAATTGGTGTAGCTACTGTATTGGTATTGGGATATATAGGTCTTCAGGTTATGCAATACCAAACTAAGAAGCTTAGTCCCGAAGATACCGTAGTTTATGACAACGGCCATTTAAATTTAGAGATATTTTATAACAGACCATATAAAAAGGGTAGAACGATATTTGGAGATCTTGTTCCTTATAACGAAACTTGGCGAACTGGAGCTAATGAACAAACTACATTTACTACAAATAAAAATATTTTGGTAGATGGTTCTTTGCTTGAAGCTGGTGAATATTCATTATTCACCGTACCAAAAGAAGAATCGTGGGAAATAGTATTTAATAACAGGGCATATTCTTGGGGAGCAGACTGGCAAACAGGTAAGGCTCCAAGAATAGAAAAGTTTGATGAATTAGTTGTTGAAGTGCCAGTTAATAAGAATTTTAAAGTTACAGAGCAGTTTACAATAGATTTTAAAGAATCTGAAAACTTAATACTTGTTCTGTTTTCTTGGGACGATGTTGTGGTGTCTTTACCAATAACTTCTGCTAAATAA
- a CDS encoding organic hydroperoxide resistance protein has translation MKTLYTATAIAEGGRSGHVSVDDGPIDLDLSVPKSMGGDGGDGTNPEQLFGSAYAACFGGAIQAIADKKKIELDEISVTAHISFNKDDDGGFLLSAVLDAYLPGVDQETGEDLINSAHEICPFSKATRDNIDVELNLLMDE, from the coding sequence ATGAAAACATTATATACAGCAACAGCAATAGCAGAAGGTGGTCGTTCAGGTCATGTAAGTGTAGATGATGGTCCTATAGATTTAGATCTTAGCGTACCAAAATCTATGGGTGGCGATGGTGGAGATGGCACCAACCCAGAACAATTATTTGGTTCTGCTTATGCAGCTTGTTTTGGCGGTGCTATACAAGCGATTGCAGATAAGAAAAAAATTGAGCTTGATGAGATTAGTGTAACCGCACACATCTCTTTTAATAAAGACGATGATGGTGGCTTTTTATTAAGTGCCGTTTTAGATGCTTATTTACCTGGTGTAGATCAAGAAACAGGTGAAGATCTTATAAATAGCGCTCACGAAATTTGCCCATTCTCAAAAGCAACTAGAGATAATATAGATGTAGAGCTTAACTTGTTAATGGACGAGTAA
- the meaB gene encoding methylmalonyl Co-A mutase-associated GTPase MeaB: MANTNQHKSALSEQDGIQQPDYLSKSAAERIRKHRKKQKSVSELAAAILKGDKVALSQGITLIESQQSTHQEKAKQLIEACLSHVKPSIRIGITGVPGVGKSTFIEAFGTSLISKGYKVAVLAVDPSSGVTHGSILGDKTRMEDLVKEDNAFIRPSPSGDSLGGVARKTRESIILCEAAGFDVILIETVGVGQSETTVHSMTDFFLLLKLAGAGDELQGIKRGIIEMADAIVINKADGENIKAAKQAKSEFRKALHLYPEKESQWQPKVLLASALKQEGISEVWEMIEDYKTSTKASSYFEFRRQEQNKFWLLQTIQDRLKADFFSKPNIKTALQEQLKAIEDHKTTAFEAASYLLNLK; encoded by the coding sequence GTGGCTAACACAAATCAACATAAATCTGCATTATCAGAGCAAGATGGCATACAACAACCAGATTACTTAAGTAAATCTGCTGCAGAACGTATAAGAAAGCATCGTAAAAAGCAAAAATCAGTTAGTGAGTTAGCAGCAGCAATATTAAAAGGCGATAAAGTTGCTTTAAGCCAAGGCATAACTTTAATTGAAAGTCAACAAAGCACCCATCAAGAAAAAGCGAAACAATTAATTGAAGCCTGCTTATCTCATGTAAAACCTTCTATACGAATAGGGATTACAGGAGTGCCTGGAGTAGGGAAGAGTACTTTTATTGAAGCCTTTGGAACATCATTAATATCAAAAGGATATAAAGTTGCAGTTTTAGCAGTTGATCCTTCAAGCGGTGTTACCCATGGTAGTATTTTGGGAGATAAAACCAGAATGGAAGATTTGGTAAAAGAAGACAATGCATTTATAAGACCATCACCAAGTGGCGATTCTCTTGGCGGTGTAGCTCGAAAAACACGAGAGTCTATAATTTTATGTGAAGCTGCTGGTTTTGATGTTATTTTAATAGAAACTGTTGGTGTAGGGCAAAGTGAAACAACAGTACATAGTATGACAGATTTCTTTTTGTTACTAAAACTAGCCGGTGCTGGAGATGAGTTGCAAGGCATAAAACGTGGTATTATTGAAATGGCAGATGCTATTGTTATAAACAAGGCAGATGGAGAGAATATAAAAGCAGCTAAGCAAGCTAAGTCTGAATTTAGAAAAGCACTACATCTATACCCAGAAAAAGAAAGCCAATGGCAACCAAAGGTATTATTGGCAAGTGCTTTAAAACAAGAAGGTATTTCTGAAGTTTGGGAGATGATTGAGGATTACAAAACTTCAACTAAAGCATCTAGTTATTTTGAATTTAGACGCCAAGAACAAAATAAATTTTGGTTGTTGCAAACCATACAAGATCGCTTAAAAGCAGATTTTTTTTCTAAGCCTAATATTAAAACTGCATTACAGGAACAGCTAAAAGCTATTGAGGATCATAAAACCACAGCTTTTGAAGCTGCTTCCTACTTACTCAACTTAAAGTAA
- a CDS encoding phosphatase PAP2 family protein → MEELLDYDKDLFLYLNSLGSEQWDILWLTITNKWMSIPIYILLLVLLFKKFGWKPTLLTLVLVAAMITCTDQLANLFKHGFERARPCQAHALGDYARVIAVRCGRFGFFSAHSASSMALALFIGFLLKSRYKFILPFMLFWALLVGYSRIYVGVHYPLDVLVGFSIGGLIGFGFYKLHVFLHKTYIK, encoded by the coding sequence ATGGAAGAGTTATTAGACTACGATAAAGATTTATTTTTATACCTGAACAGTTTAGGTTCAGAACAATGGGATATTCTTTGGCTTACTATTACCAACAAATGGATGTCTATCCCAATTTATATTTTGTTATTAGTATTGCTGTTTAAAAAATTTGGCTGGAAACCAACTCTACTCACATTAGTACTTGTTGCAGCAATGATTACTTGTACAGATCAATTAGCAAACCTATTTAAACATGGGTTTGAGCGCGCCAGACCTTGCCAAGCTCATGCCTTAGGAGATTATGCTCGTGTAATTGCTGTACGCTGTGGCCGCTTTGGGTTTTTCTCTGCACACTCTGCTAGCTCTATGGCACTAGCATTGTTTATAGGGTTTCTATTAAAATCTAGGTACAAATTTATACTACCTTTTATGTTATTTTGGGCTTTATTAGTTGGTTATAGCCGTATATACGTAGGTGTACACTATCCTTTAGATGTACTTGTAGGATTTAGTATAGGAGGTTTAATAGGGTTTGGATTTTACAAACTTCATGTATTCTTACACAAAACCTATATAAAATAA